The window GCGGTGTTCTCTTCCTTGCAAGGAGGCGTGCGCGTGGGGCTCGCGCGGGTAGAGGTCAGGCGCGGCGCAGTGGTGGAGTCGCGCCACGCGGTGAGTATCGCAGTCGCGGATGGAGAAGGCGTGCTGCGCGCGACGGCCGGCGACGCGGAGCTGGTCA is drawn from Longimicrobiales bacterium and contains these coding sequences:
- a CDS encoding asparaginase, which produces MGLARVEVRRGAVVESRHAVSIAVADGEGVLRATAGDAELVTFARSAIKPLQALPLVDDGVAETFGFGAAELALACASHSG